From the genome of Schaalia dentiphila ATCC 17982, one region includes:
- a CDS encoding DUF4862 family protein, whose protein sequence is MTLPFVIGAYASHPAPELEADYYRLLADQPWVSGVEIPYPGQLATQGDVLAGHLAAHWDFNTITAIPGTMQNVWKNENFGLASPDEAGRAAALDFTRALRDDLAALCERAGRQLVARVQLHSAPTRLAQADAFKRSLAEVATWDWCGATLVIEHCDKYIPEQNPEKGFLSLESEIDIVSEAGIGIHLNWGRSAVEGRSADTAYEHVLEAGKRGVLDGIIFSGAGPEETQYGYSWIDGHLPAQADEPTSLMDEAEIARCARAAVEGGVNYLGAKVCVPKDASLEQRLAMLTNIYRACGIGE, encoded by the coding sequence ATGACACTTCCTTTCGTTATCGGCGCGTACGCGTCGCATCCGGCACCGGAGCTGGAGGCAGACTACTACCGACTCCTCGCGGATCAGCCGTGGGTGAGTGGCGTCGAGATCCCCTACCCGGGGCAGCTCGCCACCCAGGGCGACGTGCTGGCTGGCCACCTGGCCGCCCACTGGGACTTCAACACGATCACCGCGATTCCCGGCACCATGCAGAACGTGTGGAAGAACGAGAACTTCGGCCTGGCCTCGCCCGACGAGGCCGGACGCGCCGCCGCTCTTGACTTCACCCGCGCGCTGCGCGATGACCTCGCCGCCCTGTGTGAGCGAGCGGGACGCCAGCTGGTCGCCCGCGTGCAGCTGCACTCGGCGCCCACGCGCCTGGCGCAGGCGGACGCCTTCAAGCGTTCGCTCGCCGAGGTGGCCACCTGGGACTGGTGCGGGGCCACGCTCGTCATTGAGCACTGCGACAAGTACATCCCCGAGCAGAACCCCGAAAAGGGCTTCCTCTCCCTCGAATCCGAGATCGACATCGTCTCCGAGGCGGGCATCGGCATCCACCTCAACTGGGGCCGCTCCGCCGTGGAGGGCCGCAGTGCGGACACCGCCTACGAGCACGTGCTCGAGGCTGGCAAGCGCGGCGTCCTGGACGGCATCATCTTCTCGGGCGCAGGCCCGGAGGAAACCCAGTACGGCTACTCCTGGATCGACGGCCACCTGCCCGCGCAGGCCGACGAGCCGACCTCGCTCATGGACGAGGCCGAGATCGCTCGCTGTGCACGGGCCGCCGTCGAGGGCGGAGTCAACTACCTCGGCGCGAAGGTCTGCGTCCCCAAGGATGCGTCCCTCGAGCAGCGTCTGGCCATGCTGACCAACATCTACCGGGCCTGCGGCATCGGCGAGTAA
- a CDS encoding MFS transporter — MSTSPAQVLPKKPWYQYLTKEDRKAFFAAWIGVLLDGYDFVLISFALPAIKEAFSLTLVQSASLISAAFISRWIGGLVLGAIGDRYGRKPAMVLSIFMFAFGSIACALAPNFWILFILRLVIGFAMAGEYSASAAYVIESWPKHMRNKASGFLLSGYAFGVIAAAQVDKYFVTWVDSVHPGWGWRALFLTGIVPIVVAIYMRRTLPEAADWSEAKEKGDGEKNDMLAVLFGGQRKILNYAVVVIAFVGLMVIFTQQVGGIVAVSLIGVVCAIVFIYLIIQFDSNRWIIGIAIMLTIFASFMYTWPIQGLLPTYLHGVGMDQKVVANVVSFAGLGNAVGYIIAGFAGDKFGMRRWYAISLLLSQIIVFPLFTQDGKYVALVAGLLFFQQMFGQGVSGLLPKWVSSYFPVDKRAAGLGFCYNVGALGGAVGPVLGAAIADQLGLGMALAILSFGFAAIVMVSIGANIPRLLQRMVGPEYVRPEDGNDEIIAEG; from the coding sequence ATGAGTACGTCCCCCGCACAGGTGCTTCCGAAAAAGCCCTGGTATCAATACCTGACCAAAGAAGATCGCAAGGCCTTCTTCGCCGCATGGATCGGCGTGCTGCTGGACGGCTACGACTTCGTTCTGATCTCCTTTGCGCTCCCCGCGATCAAGGAAGCGTTCAGTCTGACGCTGGTCCAGAGCGCATCCCTGATTTCGGCCGCCTTCATCAGCCGCTGGATCGGTGGCCTCGTGCTCGGAGCTATTGGCGATCGCTACGGACGTAAGCCTGCGATGGTCCTGTCGATCTTCATGTTCGCCTTCGGCTCTATCGCCTGCGCTCTCGCTCCTAACTTCTGGATTCTCTTCATCCTGCGCCTCGTCATCGGCTTTGCAATGGCCGGCGAATACTCGGCATCTGCTGCCTATGTCATCGAGTCGTGGCCCAAGCACATGCGCAACAAGGCGTCGGGTTTCCTGCTCTCCGGCTACGCCTTTGGTGTTATCGCCGCTGCTCAGGTCGACAAGTACTTCGTGACCTGGGTCGATTCGGTTCACCCCGGTTGGGGCTGGCGAGCCCTCTTCCTCACGGGCATCGTCCCGATCGTCGTCGCCATCTACATGCGGCGCACCCTGCCCGAGGCTGCGGACTGGAGTGAGGCCAAAGAGAAGGGTGATGGTGAGAAGAACGATATGCTCGCCGTGCTCTTCGGTGGGCAGCGCAAGATCCTCAACTATGCCGTCGTTGTGATCGCCTTCGTCGGTCTAATGGTGATCTTCACTCAGCAGGTGGGTGGCATTGTTGCGGTCAGCCTGATCGGTGTCGTGTGCGCGATCGTCTTCATCTACCTGATCATCCAGTTCGACTCGAATCGCTGGATCATCGGCATCGCGATCATGCTGACGATCTTCGCTTCCTTCATGTACACCTGGCCGATCCAGGGCCTTCTGCCGACCTACCTGCACGGTGTTGGTATGGACCAGAAGGTCGTCGCGAACGTCGTGTCCTTCGCCGGCCTCGGCAACGCTGTGGGCTACATCATCGCCGGATTCGCGGGCGACAAGTTCGGCATGCGTCGCTGGTACGCCATCTCCCTGCTGCTGTCGCAGATCATCGTCTTCCCGCTGTTCACGCAGGATGGGAAGTACGTTGCTCTCGTTGCCGGTCTGCTCTTCTTCCAGCAGATGTTCGGCCAGGGTGTTTCGGGCCTGCTGCCCAAGTGGGTGTCCTCCTACTTCCCGGTCGACAAGCGCGCTGCCGGCCTCGGCTTCTGCTACAACGTCGGTGCCCTCGGCGGCGCGGTCGGCCCCGTCCTGGGGGCTGCGATCGCCGATCAGCTCGGCCTCGGTATGGCCCTCGCGATTCTGTCCTTCGGATTCGCTGCGATCGTCATGGTCTCCATCGGCGCGAACATTCCGCGTCTGCTGCAGAGGATGGTGGGACCGGAGTATGTTCGTCCTGAAGATGGAAACGACGAAATCATCGCAGAAGGATGA
- a CDS encoding sialidase family protein gives MSIDAGHPGISWTLQFRARIDGALIELHSTADTGWHLFIRSSALFLEGSTNAMSFALDMEDTASVTDGTWHSLAITATSAGSKIFLDGYQCFSTTADLSPAASGPEATLELTPGAGIDIRSFTEHDGVLSPAEILALSPAPTPLIEFAAAHLSDYDVAELSELTAGTIFARYRVRGPGQHGTILAAGGGGTEQLNLSVTEEGIEYKVLGRRGEWRTFTAHGHWDQGHWHDVVVRVGHGAVQIYVDGYLEAHLPGQAFFAAVDSLDEVVIGQDTSGSRLFGEVRNATLYSSVLNDSQIKKLSSIAPVDTQCLFDAGFHDSISYRIPSLITLESGVVVAGADQRETIANDSPNSINFTVRRSFDGGHTWGDLQTVLTYPGHGAKGASVIDSCVVQDRRNGRLVILIDHFPGGIGQPNAEAGLGVDERGRYILHDANGATYTWNQDGSVTDADGNTTAFTVSERGDVTVTEGGQESSGGNVFLADGVDPHQTLLTARTCFLQMIYSDDDGETWSGPFNLNQDVKEEWMSFCGTSPGTGVQLRSGRLVIPIYYNGDHKRHFSASVVYSDDGGTTWKRGKSPNDGRIFEGREIDSRTLDTEAAATHEATLIERADGSLLMLMRNQHPSGKVAATVSTDGGETWSDVFFAEEITEIFCQPNAVPWPTEDCPERVVFANASQMRPYRGRGVLRLSEDGGRTWIASRTFNPAHYVYQCMTILPDGALGLLWEREMQGLYFSRIPLEWIEAAKI, from the coding sequence ATGAGCATCGACGCAGGTCACCCGGGAATCTCCTGGACTTTACAGTTCCGAGCACGCATCGATGGAGCATTGATTGAGCTCCACAGCACGGCCGACACAGGGTGGCACCTGTTCATCCGCTCCAGCGCCCTCTTCCTCGAGGGATCAACAAACGCCATGTCCTTCGCCCTGGACATGGAAGACACTGCCTCCGTCACGGACGGCACCTGGCACTCTCTCGCGATCACGGCCACCAGCGCGGGCTCCAAGATCTTCCTCGACGGCTACCAGTGCTTCTCTACGACCGCAGACCTCTCCCCCGCTGCCAGCGGCCCCGAGGCTACTCTCGAACTCACGCCGGGAGCCGGCATCGACATTCGATCCTTCACAGAGCATGACGGCGTTCTCTCCCCCGCAGAGATCCTCGCACTCTCGCCCGCCCCCACCCCGCTCATCGAGTTTGCCGCCGCTCACCTGTCGGATTACGACGTCGCCGAACTCTCTGAGCTCACCGCGGGCACGATCTTCGCCCGCTACCGCGTGCGCGGACCGGGCCAGCACGGCACGATCCTCGCGGCGGGTGGTGGCGGCACCGAGCAGCTCAACCTGTCCGTGACGGAAGAAGGCATCGAGTACAAGGTCCTCGGGCGACGGGGCGAGTGGCGTACATTTACGGCCCACGGGCACTGGGACCAGGGACACTGGCACGACGTCGTCGTTCGCGTCGGACACGGCGCAGTACAGATCTACGTGGACGGCTACCTTGAGGCTCACCTGCCCGGACAGGCATTCTTCGCAGCCGTCGATTCCCTCGACGAGGTCGTCATCGGTCAGGACACCTCCGGGTCTCGCCTCTTCGGCGAGGTCCGCAATGCGACACTCTACTCGTCGGTCCTCAACGATTCGCAGATCAAGAAGCTCTCCTCGATCGCTCCGGTCGACACGCAATGCCTGTTCGATGCCGGGTTTCACGACTCGATCAGCTACCGCATCCCCTCACTGATCACCCTGGAATCCGGAGTCGTTGTCGCAGGCGCCGACCAGCGTGAGACCATCGCGAACGACTCACCCAACTCGATCAACTTCACGGTTCGCCGCTCGTTCGACGGAGGACACACGTGGGGCGACCTCCAGACAGTCCTCACCTACCCCGGTCACGGCGCCAAGGGTGCATCCGTCATCGACTCATGCGTCGTGCAGGACCGCCGCAACGGACGCCTCGTTATCCTCATCGACCACTTCCCGGGCGGCATCGGCCAGCCAAACGCCGAGGCCGGCCTCGGCGTCGACGAACGGGGCCGGTACATCCTGCACGACGCCAACGGTGCCACCTACACGTGGAACCAGGATGGAAGCGTCACGGACGCCGACGGCAACACCACTGCATTCACGGTCTCCGAGCGCGGCGACGTCACCGTCACGGAAGGCGGACAGGAATCCTCCGGTGGCAACGTATTCCTCGCCGATGGCGTCGATCCCCACCAGACACTGTTGACGGCCCGGACCTGCTTCCTTCAAATGATCTACTCCGACGACGACGGCGAGACTTGGTCCGGCCCCTTCAACCTCAACCAAGACGTGAAGGAAGAATGGATGTCCTTCTGCGGGACCTCCCCGGGCACGGGCGTGCAGCTGCGCAGCGGGCGCCTCGTCATCCCGATCTACTACAACGGGGACCACAAGCGTCACTTCTCCGCATCCGTCGTTTACTCCGATGACGGCGGTACGACATGGAAGCGCGGCAAGTCTCCCAACGACGGGCGCATCTTCGAGGGCCGCGAGATCGACTCACGCACGCTCGACACCGAAGCGGCCGCGACGCACGAGGCCACGCTCATCGAGCGCGCCGACGGCTCACTCCTCATGCTCATGCGCAACCAGCACCCCAGCGGAAAGGTCGCGGCGACCGTCAGCACCGACGGAGGCGAAACCTGGAGCGACGTGTTCTTCGCCGAGGAGATCACCGAAATCTTCTGCCAGCCGAACGCGGTTCCCTGGCCGACGGAGGACTGCCCCGAGCGCGTGGTGTTCGCGAATGCCTCGCAGATGCGTCCCTACCGCGGCCGCGGCGTTCTGCGCCTGTCCGAAGACGGCGGGCGGACGTGGATCGCATCTCGCACATTCAACCCGGCCCACTACGTCTACCAGTGCATGACGATCCTCCCCGACGGGGCTCTGGGCTTGCTGTGGGAGCGTGAGATGCAGGGCCTGTACTTCAGCCGCATCCCGCTGGAGTGGATCGAGGCCGCCAAGATCTGA
- the glmM gene encoding phosphoglucosamine mutase translates to MPRMFGTDGVRGLANVDITADLALQLGEAAARQFGGSLRADGSKPRAIIGRDTRISGEFLDHALAAGLASAGMDVTRIGVVTTPTVAHLTATEDTVDLGVMISASHNPMPDNGIKFFAHGGYKLADSVEDQIEALVNTEWDRPTGDAVGEINADHAWAKDSYIAHLVEAIGTDLRGMKIAIDCANGAASELGPAVFRELGADITVINASPDGRNINLNAGSTHPESLQAAVVEAGCDFGVAYDGDADRCLAVDHEGNLIDGDKIMGSLAVNALERGTLAKDTLVVTVMSNLGLLIAMREAGIKTVQTGVGDRYVLEEMLASGYSLGGEQSGHIIARDHATTGDGILSSLLVSRMVKESGRSLADLTSFIQRLPQTLINVGGVDRAGASTNEAVAEAVAAAEARLGETGRVLLRPSGTEPLVRVMVEAATQEEADSVAASLADVVKENLAL, encoded by the coding sequence ATGCCCAGGATGTTCGGCACGGATGGCGTGCGAGGACTGGCGAACGTTGACATCACTGCGGACCTCGCGCTGCAGCTCGGCGAGGCGGCTGCCCGCCAGTTCGGCGGCTCCCTGCGTGCGGACGGCTCCAAGCCCCGCGCGATCATCGGGCGCGATACCCGTATTTCGGGCGAGTTCCTCGACCACGCACTTGCGGCGGGTCTGGCGAGCGCCGGTATGGACGTCACCCGGATTGGCGTTGTCACCACGCCGACGGTCGCCCACCTGACGGCCACGGAGGACACCGTGGACCTGGGCGTCATGATCTCCGCCTCGCACAACCCCATGCCTGACAACGGCATTAAGTTCTTTGCCCACGGAGGCTACAAGCTGGCCGACTCCGTGGAGGACCAGATCGAGGCGCTCGTGAACACTGAGTGGGATCGTCCCACCGGCGACGCCGTCGGTGAGATCAACGCCGACCACGCATGGGCGAAAGACTCCTACATTGCGCACCTCGTCGAGGCGATCGGCACCGATCTGCGCGGCATGAAGATCGCGATCGATTGTGCGAATGGTGCGGCCTCCGAGCTGGGGCCGGCCGTGTTCCGCGAGCTCGGCGCGGATATCACCGTCATCAACGCGTCCCCCGATGGGCGCAACATCAACCTCAACGCGGGTTCCACGCACCCCGAGTCCCTGCAGGCCGCCGTCGTCGAGGCCGGCTGCGACTTTGGTGTTGCTTACGACGGAGACGCCGATCGCTGCCTCGCCGTCGACCACGAGGGCAACCTCATCGATGGCGACAAGATCATGGGTTCTCTGGCCGTGAACGCTCTTGAGCGCGGCACTCTCGCCAAGGACACGCTGGTCGTGACCGTCATGAGCAACCTGGGCTTGCTGATCGCCATGCGGGAGGCTGGTATTAAGACCGTGCAGACCGGCGTGGGCGACCGCTACGTGCTTGAGGAGATGCTGGCGTCCGGCTACTCGCTCGGCGGCGAGCAGTCCGGCCACATCATCGCCCGCGACCATGCGACCACCGGCGACGGCATCCTGTCCTCGCTGCTCGTCTCCCGCATGGTGAAGGAGTCGGGCCGCTCCCTGGCGGACCTGACCTCCTTCATCCAGCGCCTGCCGCAGACCCTCATCAACGTGGGCGGCGTGGATCGCGCTGGTGCCTCGACGAACGAGGCTGTTGCTGAGGCCGTGGCGGCCGCAGAGGCCCGTCTGGGAGAGACCGGCCGCGTGCTTCTGCGTCCCTCGGGCACGGAGCCGCTCGTGCGCGTCATGGTCGAGGCTGCCACGCAGGAAGAGGCCGACTCGGTCGCCGCTTCGCTGGCGGACGTCGTCAAGGAGAACCTGGCGCTGTGA
- the rpsI gene encoding 30S ribosomal protein S9, with translation MAETIVSAELDEEVVPSSYTSETESAPAGAGQSITAPGAGLGRRKEAVARVRLVPGSGKWTINGRTLEDYFPNKLHQQLVKSPFVLLDIDGRFDVIARINGGGVSGQAGALRLGVSRALNEIDRDANRPALKKAGFLTRDARATERKKAGLKKARKASQFSKR, from the coding sequence GTGGCTGAGACCATCGTTTCCGCTGAGCTGGACGAGGAAGTCGTCCCCAGCTCCTACACGTCCGAGACCGAGTCGGCGCCCGCCGGCGCCGGTCAGTCCATCACTGCGCCCGGCGCGGGCCTGGGCCGCCGCAAGGAGGCCGTCGCCCGCGTTCGCCTGGTCCCCGGCTCCGGCAAGTGGACCATCAACGGTCGCACCCTTGAGGACTACTTCCCCAACAAGCTGCACCAGCAGCTGGTGAAGTCCCCCTTCGTGCTGCTCGACATTGACGGCCGTTTCGACGTCATCGCCCGCATCAACGGCGGCGGCGTCTCCGGCCAGGCCGGCGCCCTGCGCCTCGGCGTGTCGCGCGCCCTCAACGAGATCGACCGCGACGCGAACCGTCCGGCCCTCAAGAAGGCTGGCTTCCTGACCCGCGATGCCCGCGCCACCGAGCGTAAGAAGGCAGGCCTCAAGAAGGCCCGCAAGGCTTCGCAGTTCTCGAAGCGCTGA
- the rplM gene encoding 50S ribosomal protein L13 has product MRTYSPKPGDADKKWYVIDATDVVLGRLAAQTAALLRGKHKPTFAPHMDMGDNVIIINADKVALTGKKLDQKMAYRHSGRPGGLTATAYRDLLAATPERAVEKAVKGMLPHNSLGRAQFKKLHVYAGPEHPHAGQSPVPYELTQVAQ; this is encoded by the coding sequence GTGCGCACCTATTCACCCAAGCCTGGGGACGCAGACAAGAAGTGGTACGTCATTGACGCCACCGACGTCGTCCTCGGTCGCCTGGCAGCCCAGACCGCTGCCCTCCTCCGTGGGAAGCACAAGCCGACGTTCGCCCCTCACATGGACATGGGCGACAACGTCATCATCATCAACGCGGACAAGGTCGCTCTGACCGGCAAGAAGCTCGACCAGAAGATGGCCTACCGTCACTCCGGTCGTCCCGGTGGCCTGACCGCGACCGCTTACCGCGACCTCCTCGCCGCGACGCCTGAGCGCGCCGTCGAGAAGGCCGTTAAGGGCATGCTTCCTCACAACTCCCTCGGCCGCGCGCAGTTCAAGAAGCTGCACGTTTACGCTGGCCCGGAGCACCCCCACGCCGGCCAGTCGCCGGTTCCCTACGAACTGACCCAGGTGGCTCAGTGA
- a CDS encoding tRNA pseudouridine synthase A yields the protein MSARRLRLDLGYDGTDFRGWAAQPGLRTVQGEVEAALAMASREDVVTTVAGRTDAGVHARHQVCHADISEAAWARLSPRGGESNEQAVASAIVRRLNKILSGRYGERARGRDLAAARGTCDVRIYSAAVVDPSFDARFSALGRSYAYRVSDRPEPLGRWDRLWVEEPLDEAAMNEAGAALLGEHDFLGFCRPREGATTIRTLRTLLAERDAEGTLVFRVEADAFCHSMVRSLVGALLLVGSGARDVTYPVQILRARSRSEAAPIAPAHGLTLEGVEYPDPSQWSARAEQARARRDTCCGDDG from the coding sequence GTGAGCGCGCGGCGCCTACGCCTCGACCTGGGCTACGACGGCACCGACTTTCGTGGCTGGGCCGCCCAGCCCGGACTGCGCACCGTCCAGGGTGAGGTCGAGGCGGCGCTGGCCATGGCCTCGCGCGAAGACGTCGTGACGACGGTCGCCGGTCGTACCGACGCGGGTGTTCATGCGCGTCACCAGGTCTGTCACGCGGACATCTCCGAGGCCGCCTGGGCACGCCTGTCGCCCAGGGGAGGGGAGTCCAACGAGCAGGCCGTGGCCTCGGCGATTGTCCGCCGACTCAACAAGATCCTCTCCGGCCGCTACGGCGAGCGCGCGCGTGGCCGAGACCTTGCTGCCGCGCGCGGCACCTGCGACGTGCGCATCTACTCGGCCGCCGTCGTTGACCCCAGTTTCGACGCGCGCTTCTCCGCCCTCGGCCGCTCCTACGCCTACCGGGTGTCCGACCGTCCCGAGCCCCTCGGGCGCTGGGATCGCCTGTGGGTCGAAGAACCCCTCGACGAGGCTGCCATGAACGAGGCCGGGGCCGCGCTCCTCGGGGAACATGACTTCCTCGGGTTCTGTCGTCCGCGCGAGGGAGCCACGACGATCCGAACCCTGCGTACCCTGCTCGCCGAGCGTGACGCCGAGGGGACCCTCGTCTTCCGAGTCGAGGCGGATGCCTTCTGCCACTCGATGGTCCGCTCCCTGGTGGGGGCGCTGCTGCTGGTGGGCTCTGGCGCGCGCGACGTCACCTACCCCGTGCAGATCCTGCGGGCCCGGTCCCGCTCCGAGGCCGCGCCGATCGCCCCCGCACACGGGCTCACCCTCGAGGGCGTGGAGTATCCCGATCCCTCGCAGTGGAGCGCGCGGGCCGAGCAGGCCCGGGCCAGGCGCGACACGTGCTGCGGCGACGACGGCTGA
- a CDS encoding ROK family protein: protein MTREMTLAIDCGGGGIKGSVVDERGTMMAPPHRVPTPYPLPPELLVETVIGLARELPTPTRVTMGMPGMIRHGVVIATPHYITRDGPRSRVLPELVERWDHFDMGRAIEQALALPTKVLNDAEVAGAGAITGRGLEMIITLGTGLGNAVFDGGQLAPHVEVSQGPVRWGLTYDDYIGEHERLRLGDVHWSRRVRRVVDGLRPMYMWDRLYLGGGNSKRITASNLRLMGDDVMVVPNDAGIIGGVRAWEL from the coding sequence ATGACTCGTGAGATGACGTTGGCGATTGACTGCGGCGGCGGCGGCATTAAGGGCTCCGTCGTGGATGAGCGCGGCACGATGATGGCCCCGCCTCACAGGGTGCCCACTCCTTACCCGCTGCCTCCTGAGCTCCTCGTGGAAACCGTTATTGGCCTCGCGCGTGAGCTTCCCACTCCGACGCGAGTGACGATGGGTATGCCGGGAATGATCCGCCACGGCGTCGTCATCGCAACGCCGCACTACATCACCCGCGATGGGCCGCGCTCGCGCGTGCTGCCCGAGCTGGTCGAGCGGTGGGATCACTTTGACATGGGCCGGGCGATTGAGCAGGCCCTCGCCCTGCCCACCAAGGTCTTGAACGACGCAGAGGTCGCTGGCGCTGGCGCTATCACGGGCCGCGGTCTCGAAATGATCATCACCCTGGGAACCGGCCTCGGTAACGCGGTGTTTGACGGCGGCCAGCTGGCGCCTCACGTGGAGGTCTCTCAGGGACCCGTTCGCTGGGGTCTGACCTACGACGACTACATCGGCGAGCATGAGCGCCTGCGCTTGGGTGACGTGCACTGGTCGCGCCGGGTCCGTCGCGTCGTGGATGGCCTGCGCCCCATGTACATGTGGGATCGCCTCTACTTGGGTGGCGGCAACTCCAAGCGCATCACGGCCTCGAACCTGCGCCTCATGGGCGATGACGTGATGGTTGTGCCCAACGACGCGGGCATCATCGGCGGCGTTCGGGCGTGGGAGCTGTGA
- the rplQ gene encoding 50S ribosomal protein L17 codes for MPTPKKGARLGGSPAHQKLILSNLAAQLIEHRAITTTEAKAKALRPYVEKLITKAKRGDQHARRTVMKKIPNKGIVAILFEELVPAMDSERAGGYTRLIRVGNRKGDNAPLMRIELVMEKVEKKAVVKAAEKTAAKAVAEEAEKAAEAAAERAEEAREEGDLAKANEAEEVAAEAGKAADAAEQVADEK; via the coding sequence ATGCCCACCCCCAAGAAGGGTGCTCGTCTGGGCGGTAGCCCGGCACACCAGAAGCTGATCCTGTCGAACCTGGCAGCTCAGCTCATCGAACACCGTGCGATCACGACGACCGAGGCCAAGGCTAAGGCCCTGCGCCCCTACGTCGAGAAGCTCATCACCAAGGCCAAGCGTGGCGACCAGCACGCCCGCCGCACGGTCATGAAGAAGATCCCCAACAAGGGCATCGTCGCGATCCTCTTCGAGGAGCTCGTTCCCGCGATGGATTCCGAGCGCGCCGGCGGCTACACCCGCCTCATCCGCGTCGGCAACCGCAAGGGCGACAACGCTCCCCTGATGCGCATTGAGCTCGTCATGGAGAAGGTCGAGAAGAAAGCCGTCGTGAAGGCTGCCGAGAAGACCGCCGCCAAGGCCGTCGCCGAAGAGGCCGAGAAGGCCGCCGAGGCTGCCGCCGAGCGCGCCGAAGAGGCTCGCGAGGAAGGCGATCTCGCCAAGGCCAACGAGGCCGAGGAAGTTGCCGCCGAGGCCGGCAAGGCTGCTGACGCCGCCGAGCAGGTCGCCGACGAGAAGTGA